In Mytilus trossulus isolate FHL-02 chromosome 14, PNRI_Mtr1.1.1.hap1, whole genome shotgun sequence, a genomic segment contains:
- the LOC134695767 gene encoding uncharacterized protein LOC134695767: MERSRESILDGFQFQNSDTYWEFRRLLQRRPPSRFSDGLSREARMVIDQLKEESKTCNSAQTSDEHSHNYTDRRYSNLKPAKTKVKSEEPRKKKSVTYTDSLEKSALRLDRDITDPNFNEKNLRKRSLGGGPVQSAMETIEIVNASEPTETTEDDFAIEEMAKHNSVEKCIVWMEVNDNKDDSESIAGAVAE; encoded by the coding sequence atggAAAGAAGTCGAGAAAGTATTCTAGACGGATTTCAGTTCCAAAACAGTGACACTTACTGGGAATTTCGGAGACTCCTCCAAAGAAGACCTCCTAGTAGATTTTCTGATGGATTATCACGAGAAGCTCGAATGGTCATTGATCAATTAAAGGAAGAGTCTAAAACATGCAATTCAGCACAAACATCGGATGAACATAGTCATAATTACACGGACAGACGGTATTCTAACTTGAAGCCCGCAAAGACTAAGGTAAAATCCGAAGAACCTCGAAAGAAAAAAAGTGTAACGTATACCGATTCGTTGGAGAAATCCGCTTTACGTTTAGACCGTGACATAACAGACCctaattttaatgaaaagaaTTTACGTAAGCGCTCTCTAGGTGGCGGGCCTGTGCAATCAGCTATGGAAACGATTGAAATCGTGAATGCTTCGGAACCTACGGAAACTACCGAAGATGATTTTGCTATCGAGGAGATGGCGAAACATAATTCTGTGGAAAAATGTATAGTGTGGATGGAAGTAAACGACAATAAAGATGATTCAGAATCTATTGCTGGTGCTGTTGCTGAATGA